The Styela clava chromosome 10, kaStyClav1.hap1.2, whole genome shotgun sequence genome window below encodes:
- the LOC120334086 gene encoding cytochrome P450 2U1-like — MDEVEFWSFFMLKQYVSPQSFAILVIIVAFYISLIKHREKMMTNPPPGPKGWPFIGSLPSLNFHSERVMYNWNEKYGPVCQVKLGSRNFILLGSIEAVHEAFVKKSEIFSDRLMNSVPPLLGDNGILFINNTNKLKEQRRFGLAALRDFGMGRRSIEPAILEKCEHICERVEEYCVREEAFSIEPAVYESVSSVISKLVFNKNLSEENEEFKRLLKILIEGTPYDKFTGLIFLVPVLKYIPPFSFGYKISDDYNNSMCREIKVQIEEHRKSRDKFEPRDVIDCFLNEMETTNRARRHSYSAGSDHRFVETETSFVHDQLIKLVRDLFLAGSETSSTTFCWLMLYVTLNPEIQSHMHREIDLVLGEDCRASVAKSEKMPYTRAVIQETLRIRPVAPVGIPHVAAKEDTILGYNIPKGSIVVSNIFRIHHDKSVWGDSEKFDPGRHITADGKFIKSPNVIPFSIGARQCLGQQLAIMELFLITATLFQRYHFILDRPDEVDIKGYNMFTLRPNPYKVFAERR; from the exons ATGGACGAAGTCGAGTTTTGGAGTTTTTTCATGTTGAAACAATACGTTAGCCCACAGTCATTCGCCATCCTTGTGATCATAGttgcattttatatttctttaataAAACATCGAGAAAAGATGATGACTAACCCGCCTCctg GCCCTAAAGGATGGCCGTTTATTGGGAGTCTTCCGTCACTCAACTTTCATTCTGAAAGAGTAATGTACAATTGGAACGAAAAATATGGTCCGGTTTGTCAAGTAAAACTGGGAAGCAGAAATTTTATACTTCTCGGTAGCATTGAAGCAGTTCACGAAGCGTTTGTAAAAAAGAgtgaaatattttcagataGGTTGATGAATTCCGTGCCTCCCTTACTCGGAGACAACGGAATTCTTTTTATCAACAATACAAATAAACTTAAAGAGCAGCGTCGTTTTGGACTAGCAGCTTTACGTGACTTTGGCATGGGGAGGCGTAGTATAGAACCAGCAATCTTGGAAAAATGCGAGCACATTTGTGAACGCGTAGAAGAGTATTGTGTGAGAGAAGAAGCGTTTAGCATTGAACCCGCTGTTTATGAATCAGTATCAAGTGTTATTTCTAAGCTTgtattcaacaaaaacttgtcTGAAGAAAATGAAGAATTTAAAAGGCTGCTGAAAATTCTGATTGAAGGAACCCCCTACGATAAGTTTACCGGATTGATCTTCCTCGTCCCTGTCTTGAAA TATATTCCCCCGTTTTCTTTTGGATACAAAATATCAGATGACTATAACAACAGCATGTGTCGGGAAATCAAAGTGCAAATTGAAGAACACAGAAAATCGAGAGATAAGTTTGAACCTCGTGATGTCATAGATTGTTTTCTGAACGAGATGGAAACAACGAATCGTGCAAGACGGCACTCGTATTCGGCAG GCTCAGACCACAGATTTGTTGAGACGGAAACAAGTTTTGTGCACGATCAGTTGATAAAACTAGTTCGTGATCTTTTTCTTGCTGGATCTGAAACGTCATCTACTACATTTTGTTGGTTGATGTTATACGTCACACTTAATCCCGAGATTCAATCTCACATGCATCGAGAGATTGATCTCGTTTTAGGAGAAGACTGCCGTGCAAGTGTAGCAAAATCAGAGAAGATGCCATACACCAGGGCCGTGATCCAG GAAACATTACGAATTCGACCTGTTGCTCCGGTTGGGATTCCTCATGTTGCTGCTAAAGAAGATACTATTCTGGGCTACAATATTCCAAAAGGTTCAATCGTAGTTTCCAACATCTTTAGGATCCACCATGACAAATCGGTTTGGGGAGATTCAGAAAAGTTTGATCCAGGGCGCCATATTACCGCAGACGGAAAATTCATTAAATCCCCTAACGTAATTCCATTCTCGATCGGAGCTCGACAATGCCTTGGACAACAGCTAGCGATAATGGAATTATTTCTCATCACCGCAACGCTATTTCAACGTTATCACTTTATTCTTGATCGGCCAGATGAAGTTGATATAAAAGGATATAATATGTTTACCTTGCGCCCTAACCCATATAAGGTTTTTGCGGAAAGACGCTGA